The window GTAAACATTGTACCTGCTAGCATTGTGGCTGTGAGCTTAACATTACGTGACATCATCGTCTCTTGACTCTTGAGTTAGTCTTGTGTCCTGTCAGTTAAATGCATCAACTAATTTGTCCTTGGTGTTTTTTACAGAGTGAAGAATTCCACATTTATACTCAGTACTGCACCAACTACCCACGGTAAGACAGCatccaaagtgtgtgtgttcatgtgtgcttATCAACCGCCTACTGTACTGTACCAATCTTCTTGTTGTCATCCTATCTGGATCTCACCTCTGCATACCGTCTTCCCAGCGTCTCATGTAGCTCCATTGTGAATGTTGATCAATGCATTACATTTTTCCCCTTCCTGACAAACTGACACGCTCCATAGAAGTCTCCTCAGCAGGAGTCAAAGTGTCTACCTTCAGTTATGCCTCAGGGTCTCtctacctccctccctccctccttcctttgtGCCCCATTTTTTCCATTCTTTTATTAGCTGCCTATTGACAGAGTTACAGGTCATACTGACAGATGGGGCATTATAGTTGTCACCTTATCATATCTAACGCTGTTAATGTTTTAGTAAGCTTTTGTGTCAGTGGGGTCCTATGGGAGGTATAATGTGGAGATTTTGGGGtcagtgtgtatattgtgtatgaAACGTGAGGCTATTCTTCATGCAAAGTTACATTGCACCTACCGACACACCTACTCCTCTGGCTACCATTTTTCTTTCACGGTGCATTATAAGAAAGGCACGTGGGGAAAAAACTATTTACAAGCTAATGATGACTAATTTAGTgctgtgcgtctgtgtgtgacagtgtgtgtgtgaaggggcTATTGTCAGCTGTTTGAGATAGACCTTCTCCCACATCCACACCACAGCTGGTGACCCCAAccaaggtcacacacacacatacacacgcgcaTGGgggacacaacacaaacacacacacacagaggctgcAGATGTATCATGGTCATGGTGCGCTCTAAGGTCGGGTTTCCTCAAGAACAATGTGAGGCCTGTGTGGAGCTTCACTGGAATttagacatgcagacatgcatgtgcatgcgcgcgcacacacacacacacacacacacacagccttcttTCGTTTGTTAAAAAGGCTCTTTCTTCCCCAGTAGGCCACACAGCAAACTAGCTTCAGTAACCAGTAAATGCAGATCAATTCATGCTGTCTGGAAAAACAATGTCATTTGAAAGTGTGATCTAAGGCTGAATTAAGAATTAAGAATATTTTACTATCACCATTTATCGACCTTTAAtggcataaaaacaaaattgcatGCAAACCTCAattcaaaattaataaaatgtttatttttttgcatgtgtgtgtctggtctAATACACccaacattaaaacacaattcATTGCATTGAACGTTAAAGGACAGATTTGCCATTTTTCATACCCGCCGTCTTTAAACATTAGTCAGGAAAAGCATGTTTAGGAAGAGATATTTTAATGGTCAGAATAAACAGGATGAAGGATTACATTTCAACTGTTTCAATGCACATATAGGCATGTGAGTATTGTTTTAAGGCAGACTTGGAAAAATGGTAACCtatcttttaatttaaattcctCATGTGATTTTATCTTTGAAATACAGGCAGACTGTATAGACATGTACAGTGATCAtgtattattttacattaatttgtcATATAgatacaataaacacaaaataaatgtgatataaaTTTCAGCTAAAGGCAGATATGCAGATGGAGATCTGCAATCTGCACACACCATGCTGaaatctttttatgtttttttccttttcgttAGTATTATCTGTCAGGACATACATTACAAATCATCACTGTCAAATTATGGTTTACTACTCATCCCTGATATCTTATTCGCTGTGTTTTGTCTCCACAGGTCGGTGGCTGTGCTAACAGAGTGCATGAGGAACAAGGCGTTGGCCAAGTTTATACGAGAGCGCCAGGAATCTCTGAGGCACTCCTTGCCCCTAGGCTCCTACCTGCTCAAGCCAGTGCAGAGGATCCTCAAGTACCACCTACTGCTGCACGTACGTCTGTTGTTTGTCTCACtcaaaaaacacacttacacgCAAACAATTACTCTTTACCCACAGAAATGCGAGTACAGGCACATCCTTGTAAGTGTGTAGGACACACTAATGTTTTTTGCTATACCAATACAAATGGATGGACTCAGCTCCCAGTTATAATCTCCATAGGAGAAGCCAAATGTTTAGACATATGGTGCTCAGTATGTATGTTCCTGTGTTTGTATGCCCTGTATCTGCTTGCATTAGAGTGCATGTTTAAGTGTGTGCTTATGTGCAGGAACACACACGGAGGCCTGTATGAGTGCACCCCTGTGCatgtgcatatacagtatgtgcatgtgCTGACTCCGAGCGTTTTGTGTGTCGTCCATGCAGGAGATAGCCAACCACATGGAGAAGGACACCGAGACCTACGAGGTTGTGCAGGAAGCCATAGACACCATGCAGAGAGTGGCTTGGCACATCAACGACATGAAGAGGAAACATGAGCATGCCGTTAGGTTGCAGGTACGACGAGCACAAAAAGCACAAATTGAGAAAGCTGCTTGATGCAAAAGATTTCAATTTTGGGACCTCCAGTCTACAAACAGGTCCCACACTTTTCACGTCTCTCATTATTCCTATAACTAACACGGACGTGGTAGCGTCAAGCCTTTTCGAGGAGCCAATTCTTTTATTGTTCTGCAGAACAGTTATGTGAAGTCTAGCTTTGAGTCAGCCAAGGCTCTGATCCTCCCCACGTCTTACGCAAGTCTCTGCGTTTCCCACTGGGCTAATGATGGCCTTGCATAAGGAGGGCACATAAAAGGGAAGCTTGTTTCTTTTATCAGCCAAGAGCAAAAAGGGTCAGATGAATGCAGAATGCAGGAATGTGTATGGAAGCATTCACTAGTTTTGAGAAAGGGTTGCCTTGATagaaatgttcagtttttgttgttttgttctctatattatcttttttcttttgcttacCAGTatgcatttcagttttttttcactttcactcATGCATATGAACACCCCCGCTCacaattttctgcattttcttttccatttttcattttagtttttgctaAACCACATCAGCTcagatttattttctgtgtggTAGCAGgccaaatgtttatttttaaatgaaatcatATAAACTCTCCGCCCTCTCTGTATTTCTATGCTTTCTACAGGAAATCCAGAGCCTGCTGACCAACTGGAAGGGCCCTGATCTGATCGGCTACGGAGAGTTGGTTCTCGAAGGGACGTTTCGTCTGCAGCGGGCCAAAAACGAAAGAACTCTCTTCCTGTTTGACAAGCTTCTGCTAATTACCAAGAAACGAGAAGAAACCTTCACATACAAGGCTCACATACTGGTCAGTCATGCTCCTAGAAGCATGACATTTcccaaagagacacaaaaatatacaaatatttcTGCCCAGTAACTATATTAACAAGTCTTCCTTCCATACCTGTCTTTTCTGCAGTGCTGTAACCTGATGCTGGTGGAAGTTATTCCTAAAGAACCACTGAGTTTTAGTGTGTTTCACTACAAGAATCCCAAACTTCAGCACACGGTCCAGGTATAGCAACATTGCATAAGAGAGCACACATCATCACAAAAGTCAAAAGTGTGAATGTAATTACATGTTTCGTTTGAACTGTGCAGGTACCAGCAGCATTGAACAAGAGTTCAATCAGAAAGTGTTAAGGTTATTGTGCGGGTGTCAAAGCTCACCTCACTGAGTTGCTCAGACATGTTGAGTGTTTAGAGTCTAATGGCAGCCATTGTTGTTGCCCAACCACTGTGTTTTGGACAagctctaaaaaataaaagataatctGCGTGACGTAAGAAAAGCCATGTTGCAAATGTTTGAGGGTTTATCCCAACCCTTTCAGCTGCCTTTTAAACGGCATGTCTGATATTATCTTCTCTCTGATGTTTTTGCCCTCAGGCCAAATCACAGCCTGACAAGCGCATGTGGATCTTACACCTCAAGAGACTCATACTTGAAAACCATCCAGCCAAAATCCCTGCCAAGGTAAGAGCAGCTTGTGCTTACAGCTCCCTCTCTGTTCACTGATGGCGTAAACACAGACTCCTTCATCTCCATCTTTCTTTCCCCCCTGCTTTATCTCCTCACTTCCCTTTTATGTGTGCTGATGATCTTCctctcatttattttcattcaagcACAATTCCTTTTCTGTTTCTTCACGTCTTTTGGCGGTGTGCAAGTGGAAACTGACGATTCCTCTGCAGGGGTGAAAGTCATTGAGAAAGTTTCATGTGATTAAATAAAGGCGCTACTTGTTAAGTGTCAAACTTGAACACAATTGTTTGTAATGTGGCGCCACCTAGTGTCAAGGTTTATGTTCCTCCATTATCCACCCTTGAACTTACCCTCATTTTTTGTATCTGAATTCTAGGCTAAGCAAGCAATTTTGGAGATGGATGCAATGCGTAAGTGCCAATTAATATATTCATAATTTAACAAAGCcatattttacaatatgtttTAATTGTATGTTCTTCTGCCACAGCTGTAGCCATATCTATTGCATTTAATCATCATGTTTTTCATATCTTTTCTGTCACTTCTCCAGATCATCCCGGGTTTCATTACAGCCCTGATGGAGACAAGAAGGATTCCTCTCAGACCAAGGAGGGTCCAACCCCTCGTAGAGGACGCAGGAAAGGTatgaaatttaaagaaatgtactgtatttaacaattacacacattacaagGCTAAGCTTTAACAATTAATCAATACTTTTTTAACTTATAATGTTTGACTTTCCAGAACCTCTATCCAAATTGTTGAAGAATGCCAAGCAGAATGCTGCCAACACAGACGGCGAAAAGGTAAGTGATAGCCAGAGATGATGAACCGTTTTCGGTTGagcaacatacacacacacagtgtacacaCACTCCCAATGAGGTGTTAATCCCATAAAAattgaaacattgaaaaaatgttcTTCTCTCCAGCGAATAAGTCTGGGTGCCACCCTGCTGTCGCCAATGTCCCAGCTGGCTTTGGGCACCATCGGTCGCAGCCGCAGCCTCATCAACCAATCACAGGAGTCCCTGGATCCCGGCGATCACTATGACCACAGTGATCGAGAAGAAGAGCCACATCCGCAGGAtgctgatgatgaagatgacagtGGCCTGGTGAGTTTAAAGCTGCCCAACGAGTGATGTTCATTACATATATACTTGTATGATTCCACTTTCATCTCTAGTCCTCAAACACATTGTTAATGCTGAAAACTCTGCATTTAGGGAGGCGGAAAGCGGCTACGAGTCCCTGGCAAAAGCAGTAGAAAGAGGCTGAACCCTCAGGCATCTGTCGACAGTATAGAACAATGGAAGTCCTTCAACATGAGCCCTTCGGACTTACAGGTATTAATTACAAATACACCAtggtaatttaatttatttgatgtttttacacTCCCTCAACTACATGTAAAACAACcacttctgctttctttttccGCAGAGAGCCAGAGAAACCCTAGTAAGGGAAGGAAGTCGCCACCCACCACTTCTCAGGACACCAAGAGTGATGGAGGAGCCTCCCGAAACCCCCATTCCCTCTGTAATTGTCACAGAAAGTGACCATTCTGTGAGGAACATCTGGGCAGACCACCGTGCTCGCAGGGCCATGTTCCCCACCCGCCAGCGAACCATGCAGCCTGATGATGAGGACGAGGACATCTACCAGATGTTTGTCCCAACAGAGCAGAACGCACCAGAACCAGAGGTACCCTCGGAGAGGTCAGAGGCCACCTCCTCGCCAAAGACAGCTCGACCCTGCAGCTGGCACGTCGAACAGGTGCCCACTGTGCAGATTGACCCTCCACCCAGTGGGAGCAGAGTCCTACGTAGGGCGAGCAGCGCAGGGGAGAAGGCTACAGAGACTCGACAGAGTCCTGATGATGACCCGGCCGATCACAGCAACTTGGAAGTGATACACACTGAATCCTCCAGCAATGACCTATCTGGATCATCCTCAGCCGAGCAGCTGACGATAGACGATATTGAAAATGTGTATGACAACATCAGCTATGAGGACCTGAAGAACATGGGCCTGGTCAGAAGAGACCCAGAAGAGTCACAGAGAGAGACTTCTACAGATGCACAGGGTTCCCAGGGCCAGGCAGCAAGGGCACTAAATGCTCCAGAGGCTACTGTGGTCACAGATGCTAAGACTGAACCAGACAGTTCCTTGGATAGCAATCGGCCCTCCACACAGGAGGAGAGGCCATTTGGGACATGTGAGCTCAAGATAGTGGAGGAGAGCATCTATGACACCATCTGTTTCAGGGAGCCCCCATCAACAGAACTTAAAGAAAAGAATGAATGCAAACAACTACAACAAAAGAGGAACAGTCTGCCGGCCTCTGAACAAGACCTGACTGAAAGCCTTGGGGTCTTTGTGTCTGAGGAGAGCCTCCACTTTGGAGAGGATGAGGGACCAGACACCTCCCACCCTGTCCCATGTTCCTTTGAGCCAGATTATTCCTCCTCGTCTGCCTCTGAGACTTTCTCTCAGCGCTCACAGAAAGGGGATAAGATGTCAGAGCAAGTCGATGAGATCTGGAACGATCTGGAAAATTACATCAAGATCAATGAGAAGAAAGCTGATCGACTCCCTGCGGCCTTCCCTGTTAGTGCCAGTGAGTCGCCTAAGAAGTCATCCTCAGTCAAAAACAGTCCTACAAAGAGCTCTGTTGTAATTAGTTCTCAAGCTGCCAGCCCTCCAACCAAGAGTACCCCAGCACATCAGTACAAACCCCCAACTGTCACCTCCACACCGTCATTCACCATCCCAATCATCAACCTCCCTGATCTTCAAAGTGAAGGCACCACCACAGAAGAAAACCACAGCCCTGCTCCTACGTCATGCCCCCTTCCTGTCACCCCAGAGCCCCTCCCAGGCACAGTAAAGAGCATCCGTAACAGACTGGCTCGCCTAAGCAGCGGTAGCTTCCGCCTAGAGGATGACGACCTGGTGGAGCTTCCTCAACGAAACACCCCTCAAAAGGAAATTCCCCTCAAGGACCTTCATAGCTTGTTTCCAGGGGAGTTGGCAGGTTTTGACTCCCCCCTggcctcctcttctctcctgctGGGTGAGTCTGTGGACATTGAACTGGAAAAATCAAAGAACCGGGTGTTCCTGATGGCACGGCAGTACAGCCAGAAGATCAAGAAAGCCAACCAGCTGTTGCGCATGAGAAGCATGGACCCTGGAGACGCTTGTACGCGGACCAGAGctgaaaagaagcagaaagacctggcagccatcttggaagaaaagaaacaaggggGCACTGCCATAGgtaaccaaaaaaacatttagctcTTTGAACGATCTTTTCTGCTTATAGTATTGTTGTGACTAAGAATGCACTAATCTGGCTAACCCTTAAACCTGACTCACTTTCCCACTCTGGGCATCTCCCAATACTCAGCACCAATCTGATTAGAATGCTCTctatttccttctttccttttgtAAGGTCATATAAAGCTTTACATGACATCTCAACTATAAATTGAGACAATCATTCACCATCATTGTGCaaattttatattataaaaatacaaacataaccCACTCACACCTTCTTTACATGTTCTGTGCTCTCTCTTCAGGTGCAAGGATAGCAGAGTACTCCCAGCTCTATGACCAGGTAATGTTTAAGGATCCTCCCGGTCCGGCTGGCCCACATCACGCCCATCCAGGGCTGCCATCTTCTCCGTCCATGCCTGAGACCTCCCTGGAGGAGGACTGGCTCCACTCCACTTACAGCAACGGAGAGCTGGCCAGCTTCGTTTCTGCATCCAGCGAGTTGGGCGATGCCCGGGCTTCTTCTACCCCGCAGCGCAGACTTACCTCCGCCTGCTCTATCCCTTCTCTCAAgacctcccctccctctccaaCCACCCCACCGTCCCAGAGATGGAGCTCATGCATGTCGGTGCCAAGCGAAAAAGAGGAGCATGTGTACAGTTCCATTAAGAGACACCCTTCCTTTAATGCTCCATCTTCGCCCTCCTCCTCAAAGTCTTCCCCATCCAGTCACTGTCAGTCACTCAGCGCTCTGggcagccagcagcagcagaagaacCAGTCTGGACTCAAATGTAACAGACCCACAGACAGACTCCACGGCCCCAGTCTGGGTCGCGCTGGTCGGCAGAGTAGCCTCCCAGAGCGCTCCACCCAGGGACACTCAGACCTCACTTTACACGATGGTCAACAGGTGGTGGTCCTGAACCGGGCTTCTGCACTGAGCATACTCAATGCCACACAGAACTACCTGGCTAATTTTAAGGATGATGGGGAAGATGATGATGACTATGTAGAGATCCGCTCGGAGGATGAGAGTGAACAGGAGCAGGACAGGTTGGCACGGCGGAACGCCAGCACGGCAGTCCGTTCCAATCAGAACCTGGGTCTCGCCCACACCCAGAGTCTGCCATGCACACCGGCACACTCCTGCAACCCACTGAAGTCTCTGGACCGCCAGCAACTGGAGAAGTACCTGTGGAGCGAGCCGCAGCAGAGCCAACCCAAAATCGTCCAGTCTCTGAGGGAGAAGTTTCAGTGTCTTAGCTCCAGTAGCTTTGCCTGAGTCTATTTGACAATAAAAGCCAAATATATGTAAACATACAGCTTATGGCAACANNNNNNNNNNGGACACTGCTGCTTTGCCTTGAATGCCCTCCATCATTCAACATCATAGTCCACAAACATAACACATCTCTCAACATAGATCAGAAGCTACTTCTTTGATTGCAGCCATATTTGTAACAACTTATGTGAAACTCTCTGTTCCAGTGCttcaatgtaaaatacataATAGGTTAATATTAATAGCAAACCCTGCATGTGAGCTGCCTTAGCACTTCCAGGTTCAAACAGATCTGGTTGTGAAACGTTAGCAAGTGGTCAAAGCAAAAAATGTGCTCAGTCTCTGAATGGGTTTTAATATTCAAAGGAATTCAAATTCTTTTATTGCTTTACTTGTAAGCCCTGTAGAGATAATTGGAGTCATATGAATTGGTTCTGCTGGAGGACTTAGTGCCAATAAACTGTTGAACAGTTACCGTAGTTCAGGATATCTGTAACTAATTGTAAGAAATAAAATCTTGTCTGTGGTACAAGCATCAAAATTCTGATGGTCTTTGGCGGATCTTGACTctccaaggtttttttttaaatttgctgtTAAGATtgttttaactacatttttagCACTCATTAATCTTAAACTGTGTAGGAGCGGTGAACCACAGTGATGGCTAGTGTTTTTAATTGTGCTTACACTCTCAAACTGCTTTGGACGAGCAGCTTTTTAAAATTGCCAGTTCAAATTTGGGATCTTCCAATTTGCTACACGTGCTAGATTGTCACCTTTAAcagcgtcttttttttttttaatcaataattGTAACAAAAAGGTTGCAGCtgtaaagaaaacatgttgATTAAGATCCAATAGTTTAGGTATAACTAGACTTAGACCTATGAAGTCTATTTGAAGTTATTGTATTTCACTCTACCTGCCACATTTGTCATCAAACAAAAGGTATCACGCTTTAAAATTAAGAGAAGATGCTGATATTTTAATTAATCTGTAAGAAATTGGAGggcttcatatttattttgtatctgTGAGTAAATCAGAGTTGTTTTTACGTGTTATGGTCTATGGGCATCCGTCACGTAATGTGCATCTCAACAAgtggatgattttttttttttttttcatcacattaattttaacctttctttttaagagGGACCACGAAGGAGAACATTAAGGAAAGAGAGTTAAAAGACTACAGTACTGTAtttggtgtattttttttttaattttattacaaATGATAGTCTGTTTACTTTGTTTACGTTATGGGACACTCCCAACTGTCACACTACTGATTGCATCCACAGTCACAGAAAGAAAGTCACAAAGTTGTTAATCACTTTAATAAGATTCATACAACACTATTGTTTTCTCTCCCCTAGAAGCAAATCTGGTATTTACCACAcactgtctttaaaaaaaaatcactaaagTTGTCCTATTTATTTGAAAACCTCACTGTTATTTTGGTCCTTATCGCCATTAGCCACAGACAAgttgtaaaataaagtatttattaaaaGATGGTTTTATTCAGATTAAGGGACACAGACAAGATTTGAATTAAATACTGTGAATATTTTCAGCAGTAGGTTTTCTCTCACGCACTGCTTAAACACAAgttccaaatcaaaacaacacGTGAATAGTTTAAAAGCACAATATGATGGCCTAATGTTCGTATCAGGAAAAGGCTTAAAAACCAAGTTAGGAATATGaagtatgtgtttttttcattgtacATTTTGTCCCATGTTTCACTGGTGGGGATTGTCTGtcaatgttgacttttttttgcacttttctgtctttttttacgTTTTATTTGTAAACACTTTGTAAAGATGTACATTTTAGGAAAGTTATTCTTGTATGCCATAGGTATGCTTTATAATGCTTTAATgtttaagttaagtgtaatgtattttttaactgCCTAGTTGTCATTGCAGAACAATGTATTGGAGGTATTAAATTCAGATTAAACtcatctctgtgtttttgtgattatcattgaataaatataaatataatacagaCCAGCAGCTGATTACCAATCAGAGGTTATGTTCATCAGTAGGAACTATTCATTGCTTAAGAGACCATCCTCAAAATATAACGTTTGAGATGATGATTGTCATTTTATGAAGAATATGCAAAGTAGGGGATAAAAATAATGATttccatactttttttttagcatgtatttgttttatcatAGTTTAAAAGGTAGGCTATATCAGGTTATGACATTTTGGTAGCTATCTAAAGAAGTTAAGAAGTTATGCCCAATTATTAAGACAAAATCAGATTTGTCCTCAATGATAAGGAGTATAGCCCAACCAATAATAGATTTTTTGGGCCAATGCTAATATCcaactatttttatttatttgtatttatgtaaacTATATTTTGCATAATTGTGTTAATTAAAGGGTTTGTTTTTCAAACCCAAAATTTATGGATGAAAACTAATCTCGTCAATACTCTCTGGTGGGCACACTATGACACAGTTTctaaattatttattcatatttgtAAATGGACATTTGTATCTTATCTCAATTTCTTGTTACTTACACTTCTATGTGATAAATAGTTCAGCTAATATGTCTGGACATGAATAAAACACATACAATTTGATACAATACAATTCATACTTTCACAACAGGTGTAAAACAAATGTCGCCATACATTTCAATAATAACCAGAACAACAGCAGAGGGCGCACTTGCAGCCCAccataaaatatatacacatgaaCAAGAaccaagaagaaaaaatgggaggcatgctgggaaatgtaGTTTATCGTAAATAATGTGACAAAGCGTTAGTTTTATAATTTGATAAGGGAACCAGTTGATTTAAAACGTAATTACAAATTCAAAGTTGAGATCCTTGACCTAGTTAAAAGCCCTTCAACTGTAATTTCGGGAAATTTTGTGGAAAATTTTCTTCTCGAACTTTCTCCGTTCTGCTTATTGTCGGTTTACCCATGGTGCACTGCGTCGCTTTCTTTCTTCTTGGTTGTGTGGTGGTCCAAAATGTCTCTATTAGATGGTCCGTTAAATGTTCTCGGCCAGAGAACAACTGGTGAATCTGTTCGTACTCAAAATGGTGAGTTGTGGTGctcttttactttttgtttcagATACGcttcatttattttctatgCGTCACGAATGACCGACGGGAGAAGGGATTTCATTTACTGCAAACGCCACACGTGtggctaatgctaatgctagctaaCTTTTATGTTAACTTTAAGCCTCTGCTCCTTCTCTACTGACATGCTGCACAGTCTGCTATTTGTACACAATGTGCAATTTACGCCGACAGCATTAGTTGTGAAGTTGTAATCCCTTTTCAGTACCTTCCACTCGCATCACAATGAATGGACGGCTATGCTAATGGGATAGAAAAAACACTGTCATGGTCTGAAGGTGTGGCTAGTTTACCGTGAACCCCACTCAATAAAATGACAGAATATGTCAGTGACCGGTGTATTACAAATGACGTTGGACTGTGTTAATGTGCGAGCTATCtttaaatgcaaagaaaatgttaattatATTATTTGGCACGGTTGCTCAGTGGTTAGCGAAGCACTGCTGTGTACTATGTTCGATTCCCGGCCCAGAGACTTGCACATGTACTCGGGGTGATGGGGTTTCTTCCATCATAAAGACATAGCTACATGCTAGGATCTCCTGCCATTGACGTAGCTAGGTACTACAATTGGAGATGGTCCCTGGGCTGCGCACTGCTCCTAATTAGGATGGGTGAAATGCAGAGGATGCGTTTCTTGTAGGTGTAAAACTGCAACCGGCAAATAGAGGATATCTTAAATCATTTGGTGCTTTTAGTGATGGTAGCAGCTTTATTCTTGTCTTTGCAGTTATGGCCGCATCATCCATCGCCAACATCGTCAAGAGTTCCCTGGGACCCGTTGGCCTCGACAAGATGTTGGTGGACGACATTGGGGTCTGTGTCACCTTTTAACAATATATCATTATGTATTCCTTGTATTAATCC of the Etheostoma spectabile isolate EspeVRDwgs_2016 chromosome 18, UIUC_Espe_1.0, whole genome shotgun sequence genome contains:
- the LOC116706232 gene encoding pleckstrin homology domain-containing family G member 1 isoform X1, which codes for MPTDDYNYLPDALPPLPEVPDSGAALSSVDIPARCLGNPAFRYTSSRYCSALSMDSSPDSAERPISYSSTSSSASSRDSHCSLGSRSTLVPAPHCNLVTSDRDSGAIRLELVPARQLGCREEDAKNAGRVDAGKGQVRQGSGQTSTEQSEPEVGPDGGERTGPVQGPRSYVDRVVQEILDTERTYVQDLHSIVEDYLECITNQSRLTLSSEDKGSLFGNIQDIYHFNRDLLHHLEKCNADPVAIAECFVSKSEEFHIYTQYCTNYPRSVAVLTECMRNKALAKFIRERQESLRHSLPLGSYLLKPVQRILKYHLLLHEIANHMEKDTETYEVVQEAIDTMQRVAWHINDMKRKHEHAVRLQEIQSLLTNWKGPDLIGYGELVLEGTFRLQRAKNERTLFLFDKLLLITKKREETFTYKAHILCCNLMLVEVIPKEPLSFSVFHYKNPKLQHTVQAKSQPDKRMWILHLKRLILENHPAKIPAKAKQAILEMDAMHHPGFHYSPDGDKKDSSQTKEGPTPRRGRRKEPLSKLLKNAKQNAANTDGEKRISLGATLLSPMSQLALGTIGRSRSLINQSQESLDPGDHYDHSDREEEPHPQDADDEDDSGLGGGKRLRVPGKSSRKRLNPQASVDSIEQWKSFNMSPSDLQRARETLVREGSRHPPLLRTPRVMEEPPETPIPSVIVTESDHSVRNIWADHRARRAMFPTRQRTMQPDDEDEDIYQMFVPTEQNAPEPEVPSERSEATSSPKTARPCSWHVEQVPTVQIDPPPSGSRVLRRASSAGEKATETRQSPDDDPADHSNLEVIHTESSSNDLSGSSSAEQLTIDDIENVYDNISYEDLKNMGLVRRDPEESQRETSTDAQGSQGQAARALNAPEATVVTDAKTEPDSSLDSNRPSTQEERPFGTCELKIVEESIYDTICFREPPSTELKEKNECKQLQQKRNSLPASEQDLTESLGVFVSEESLHFGEDEGPDTSHPVPCSFEPDYSSSSASETFSQRSQKGDKMSEQVDEIWNDLENYIKINEKKADRLPAAFPVSASESPKKSSSVKNSPTKSSVVISSQAASPPTKSTPAHQYKPPTVTSTPSFTIPIINLPDLQSEGTTTEENHSPAPTSCPLPVTPEPLPGTVKSIRNRLARLSSGSFRLEDDDLVELPQRNTPQKEIPLKDLHSLFPGELAGFDSPLASSSLLLGESVDIELEKSKNRVFLMARQYSQKIKKANQLLRMRSMDPGDACTRTRAEKKQKDLAAILEEKKQGGTAIGARIAEYSQLYDQVMFKDPPGPAGPHHAHPGLPSSPSMPETSLEEDWLHSTYSNGELASFVSASSELGDARASSTPQRRLTSACSIPSLKTSPPSPTTPPSQRWSSCMSVPSEKEEHVYSSIKRHPSFNAPSSPSSSKSSPSSHCQSLSALGSQQQQKNQSGLKCNRPTDRLHGPSLGRAGRQSSLPERSTQGHSDLTLHDGQQVVVLNRASALSILNATQNYLANFKDDGEDDDDYVEIRSEDESEQEQDRLARRNASTAVRSNQNLGLAHTQSLPCTPAHSCNPLKSLDRQQLEKYLWSEPQQSQPKIVQSLREKFQCLSSSSFA